One window of the Nocardia huaxiensis genome contains the following:
- a CDS encoding SRPBCC family protein, whose product MTAVKIVAECAAPAESAFAYVNDYRHLPRFINEISAFEPITEQTEGVDATFDGTIGLGPVTLHSTIKIVRHEPGYAIAVKSIKGFEIESTFLFHAKGENASTIDAIVDYRVPGGIAGKLLGKTIEPFVKLAVKSSTHNLVTQVAEFHAARSNA is encoded by the coding sequence ATGACAGCAGTCAAGATCGTCGCGGAATGCGCCGCACCGGCCGAATCCGCCTTCGCCTACGTCAACGACTACCGCCATCTGCCGCGCTTCATCAATGAGATCAGCGCGTTCGAACCCATCACCGAGCAGACCGAAGGCGTGGACGCCACGTTCGACGGCACCATCGGCCTGGGCCCGGTCACCCTGCACTCCACCATCAAGATCGTGCGGCACGAGCCCGGCTACGCCATCGCCGTGAAATCCATCAAGGGCTTCGAGATCGAATCCACCTTCCTGTTCCACGCCAAGGGCGAGAACGCCTCCACCATCGACGCCATCGTCGACTACCGGGTGCCCGGCGGCATCGCGGGCAAGCTGCTCGGCAAGACCATCGAGCCGTTCGTGAAACTCGCCGTGAAGTCCTCCACCCACAACCTGGTCACCCAGGTCGCCGAATTCCACGCCGCCCGCAGCAACGCCTGA
- a CDS encoding glutamate synthase subunit beta, giving the protein MGDAQGFLKHTSRELPKRRPVPLRLMDWKEVYEENFSKDTLKTQASRCMDCGIPFCHNGCPLGNLIPEWNDLVYKGAWKEGFDRLHATNNFPEFTGRLCPAPCEASCVLGINQDPVTIKQVEVEIIENGFDEGWVTPVYPTRLTGKRIAVVGSGPAGLAAAQQLTRAGHTVTVFERDDRIGGLLRYGIPEFKMEKRFIDRRLAQMEAEGTIFKTGVNVGVDITAEQLREQFDAIVLAGGATIARDLPVPGRDLDGIHQAMEFLPLANRVQLGDQITDENGLPRINARGKKVVIIGGGDTGADCLGTSHRQGAESVHQFEIMPRPPEERAGSTPWPTYPLMYRVSSAHEEGGERVFSVNTERFVGENGKVTGLQAHEVKMVNGRFEKVEGTDFTLEADLVLLAMGFVGPQKNGLLEGLGVGYDQRGNVKRDNDWQTTVPGVFVAGDMGRGQSLIVWAIAEGRAAASAVDKFLEGETALPSPITPTMVAQR; this is encoded by the coding sequence ATGGGTGACGCACAAGGCTTCCTGAAGCACACTTCCCGGGAACTGCCGAAGCGCCGTCCCGTTCCGCTGCGCCTGATGGACTGGAAAGAGGTGTACGAGGAGAACTTCTCCAAGGACACCCTCAAGACCCAGGCCAGCCGCTGCATGGACTGCGGAATCCCGTTCTGCCACAACGGCTGCCCGCTCGGGAACCTGATTCCCGAGTGGAACGACCTGGTGTACAAGGGCGCGTGGAAGGAAGGCTTCGACCGCCTGCACGCGACCAACAACTTCCCGGAGTTCACCGGCCGCCTGTGCCCGGCTCCGTGCGAGGCGTCCTGCGTCCTGGGCATCAACCAGGATCCGGTGACGATCAAGCAGGTCGAGGTCGAGATCATCGAGAACGGTTTCGACGAGGGCTGGGTGACCCCGGTCTACCCGACCCGCCTGACCGGCAAGCGCATCGCCGTCGTGGGCTCCGGCCCCGCCGGTCTGGCTGCCGCGCAGCAGCTGACCCGGGCCGGCCACACCGTGACCGTGTTCGAGCGTGACGACCGCATCGGCGGCCTGCTGCGCTACGGCATCCCGGAATTCAAGATGGAGAAGCGCTTCATCGACCGTCGGCTGGCGCAGATGGAGGCCGAGGGCACCATCTTCAAGACCGGCGTGAACGTGGGCGTGGACATCACCGCCGAGCAGCTGCGCGAGCAGTTCGACGCGATCGTCCTGGCCGGTGGCGCGACCATCGCGCGTGACCTGCCGGTGCCGGGCCGTGACCTGGACGGCATCCACCAGGCCATGGAGTTCCTGCCGCTGGCCAACCGCGTGCAGCTGGGCGACCAGATCACCGACGAGAACGGCCTGCCGCGCATCAACGCGCGCGGCAAGAAGGTCGTCATCATCGGTGGCGGTGACACCGGCGCGGACTGCCTGGGCACCTCGCACCGTCAGGGTGCGGAGTCGGTCCATCAGTTCGAGATCATGCCGCGGCCGCCGGAGGAGCGCGCGGGTTCCACCCCGTGGCCGACCTACCCGCTCATGTACCGCGTCTCCTCGGCGCACGAAGAGGGCGGCGAGCGCGTCTTCTCCGTGAACACCGAGCGTTTCGTGGGCGAGAACGGCAAGGTCACCGGCCTGCAGGCGCACGAGGTCAAGATGGTGAACGGCCGCTTCGAGAAGGTCGAGGGCACCGACTTCACCCTCGAGGCCGACCTGGTGCTGCTGGCCATGGGCTTCGTCGGACCGCAGAAGAACGGTCTGCTCGAGGGCCTGGGCGTGGGTTACGACCAGCGCGGAAACGTCAAGCGCGACAACGATTGGCAGACCACGGTCCCCGGCGTCTTCGTCGCCGGGGACATGGGCCGCGGCCAGTCGCTGATCGTGTGGGCCATCGCCGAGGGCCGCGCCGCGGCGTCGGCCGTGGACAAGTTCCTCGAGGGCGAGACCGCGCTCCCGTCCCCGATCACCCCCACGATGGTCGCCCAGCGATAG
- the lysX gene encoding bifunctional lysylphosphatidylglycerol synthetase/lysine--tRNA ligase LysX, whose amino-acid sequence MGSIHTGAVTSTRDRHHHDTETRPDVRSSEVPHRGHGRFGEVPHVAGLALGTFAALCALWSISPGLRYLTAGLRHFIDTYYFDAPDTSLVWALVVGLLAGATAARKRIAWWLLVGYMAAYALSNILDFVTERDLNALTALIVHLLVIGVLIAAWPEFYTHVQRGAVWRALGWLASGIALGCLVGWGLVELFPGTLVGGWQRPLWAISRVTGAVLVSNEDFDGHPKHFVNLLLGLFGAVALLAAVAVLFRSQRASNALTGLDESALRGLLERSDVEDSLGYFATRRDKAVVFAASGKAAVTYRVELGVCLASGDPIGLKEAWPHAIEAWLRLCDQYGWAPAVMGASEEGATAYKRAGLSALRLGDEAILETRTFSLAGAEMKQVRQAVNRLSKQGITVRVRRHKEVPPEEMREVMRRADAWRDTETERGFSMALDRLGDPLDGDCLLVEAVDANDRVLGMLSLVPWGRTGVSLDLMRRDRQSPNGVMELMISKLALNSEQYGITRISLNFAVFRAVFEEGSRIGAGPVLRMWRSILMFFSRWYQLEALYRSNVKYQPEWVPRFSMFEDRRHLARVALASALAEGFLPRIGKDPETSHHTGVRASVPDTMTGLHADGSPPDFTPEELEDNGPRRPEQVRVRMDKLRKLEESGVEAYPVAYPPTHTVAAARRTPQGTTVRVCGRLLRIRDYGGVTFALLRDWSGDIQLMIDRGRVGADRSAEFDEYFDLGDLIEVSGQIGRSRRGELSLLAADWRMIGKCLHPLPDKWKGLSDPEARVRQRYVDMAINTDIREMMTKRSAVVRSLRDTLHGWGFQEVETPVLQQVHGGANATPFTTHINAYDLDLYLRIAPELYLKRLCVGGMEKVFELGRVFRNEGVDFSHNPEFTVLEAYEAHSDYERMMHTCRQLIQEAAVAANGKMVVLRPNSDGGLDEVDISGEWPVKTVHGAISQAIGETITPDTEVERLRILCDKEGIPFQLGWDAGQIVLEMYEHLVESKTEEPTFYIDFPTSVSPLTRAHRHIQGVTERWDLVAWGVELGTAYSELTDPVEQRKRLTEQSMLAAGGDPEAMELDEDFLQALEHAMPPTGGLGVGVDRVVMLITGRSIRETLPFPLVKPRTGQGDSR is encoded by the coding sequence ATGGGCAGCATTCACACTGGTGCGGTGACTTCGACGCGGGACCGGCACCACCACGACACCGAAACCAGACCGGACGTTCGGTCATCCGAGGTTCCGCATCGCGGACACGGGCGGTTCGGCGAGGTGCCGCACGTGGCCGGGCTCGCGCTCGGCACGTTCGCGGCACTGTGCGCGCTGTGGAGCATCTCGCCGGGCCTGCGGTATCTGACCGCCGGCCTGCGGCATTTCATCGACACCTACTACTTCGACGCCCCCGACACCAGTCTCGTGTGGGCGCTCGTGGTCGGGCTGCTGGCGGGCGCGACCGCCGCCCGCAAACGCATCGCCTGGTGGCTGCTGGTCGGCTACATGGCCGCCTACGCGCTGTCCAACATTCTCGACTTCGTCACCGAGCGCGATCTCAACGCGCTCACCGCGCTGATCGTGCACCTGCTCGTCATCGGCGTGCTGATCGCCGCCTGGCCCGAGTTCTACACGCACGTGCAGCGCGGCGCGGTGTGGCGGGCGCTGGGCTGGCTGGCCAGTGGCATCGCGCTCGGCTGCCTGGTCGGCTGGGGGCTGGTGGAACTGTTCCCCGGCACCCTGGTCGGCGGCTGGCAACGTCCACTGTGGGCGATCTCGCGGGTCACGGGCGCGGTGCTGGTCAGCAACGAGGACTTCGACGGGCACCCCAAGCATTTCGTGAACCTGCTGCTCGGCCTGTTCGGCGCGGTCGCCCTGCTGGCCGCGGTGGCCGTGCTGTTCCGCTCGCAGCGCGCCTCCAACGCGCTCACCGGACTGGACGAATCGGCGCTGCGCGGACTCCTCGAGCGTTCCGATGTGGAAGATTCGCTCGGGTATTTCGCCACCCGCCGCGACAAGGCCGTCGTTTTCGCGGCCAGCGGCAAGGCGGCCGTCACCTATCGCGTGGAACTCGGGGTGTGCCTGGCCTCCGGCGACCCCATCGGCCTGAAGGAAGCCTGGCCGCACGCCATCGAAGCCTGGCTGCGACTGTGCGACCAATACGGCTGGGCGCCCGCGGTCATGGGTGCGAGCGAGGAAGGCGCCACCGCCTACAAACGCGCCGGACTCTCCGCGCTGCGGCTCGGCGACGAAGCGATCCTCGAGACCCGCACCTTCTCCCTCGCCGGAGCGGAGATGAAACAGGTGCGCCAAGCCGTGAACCGGCTGTCGAAACAGGGCATCACCGTGCGGGTACGCCGGCACAAGGAGGTCCCCCCGGAGGAGATGCGGGAGGTCATGCGCCGCGCCGACGCCTGGCGCGACACCGAAACCGAACGCGGCTTCTCCATGGCCCTCGACCGGCTCGGCGATCCGCTCGACGGCGACTGCCTGCTCGTGGAAGCCGTGGACGCGAACGACCGCGTGCTCGGCATGCTGTCGCTGGTCCCGTGGGGCCGCACCGGCGTCTCCCTCGACCTCATGCGCCGCGACCGCCAGAGCCCCAACGGCGTCATGGAATTGATGATCTCCAAGCTGGCGCTGAACTCCGAGCAGTACGGCATCACCCGAATCTCGTTGAACTTCGCGGTCTTCCGCGCGGTCTTCGAGGAGGGCAGCCGCATCGGCGCCGGACCGGTGCTGCGCATGTGGCGCAGCATCCTCATGTTCTTCTCCCGCTGGTATCAGCTCGAAGCGCTCTACCGGTCGAATGTGAAATACCAGCCGGAGTGGGTGCCGCGCTTCTCCATGTTCGAGGATCGCCGGCACCTGGCGCGCGTCGCGCTGGCCAGCGCCCTGGCCGAAGGGTTCCTGCCGCGCATCGGCAAGGACCCCGAAACCTCGCACCACACCGGTGTGCGCGCCTCGGTCCCCGACACCATGACCGGTCTGCACGCCGACGGCAGCCCGCCCGACTTCACGCCGGAAGAGCTGGAGGACAACGGGCCACGCCGCCCCGAGCAGGTGCGCGTCCGCATGGACAAACTGCGCAAGCTCGAGGAATCCGGCGTCGAGGCGTACCCGGTCGCGTACCCGCCCACGCACACGGTCGCCGCGGCGCGACGCACCCCGCAGGGCACCACGGTGCGAGTGTGCGGACGGCTCCTGCGGATTCGCGACTACGGCGGCGTCACCTTCGCGCTGCTGCGCGACTGGTCCGGCGACATCCAGCTGATGATCGACCGCGGCCGCGTCGGCGCCGACCGCAGCGCCGAATTCGACGAATACTTCGACCTCGGCGACCTCATCGAGGTGAGCGGGCAGATCGGGCGCAGCCGCCGCGGCGAACTGTCCCTGCTCGCCGCCGACTGGCGGATGATCGGCAAATGCCTGCACCCGCTGCCCGACAAGTGGAAGGGCCTCTCCGATCCGGAAGCCCGGGTGCGGCAACGGTATGTCGACATGGCCATCAACACCGACATCCGGGAGATGATGACCAAGCGCAGCGCCGTCGTACGCTCGCTGCGGGACACGCTGCACGGCTGGGGATTCCAGGAGGTCGAGACCCCGGTGCTGCAGCAGGTGCACGGCGGGGCCAACGCCACCCCGTTCACCACCCACATCAATGCCTACGACCTGGACCTGTATTTGCGCATCGCGCCCGAGCTGTACCTGAAGCGACTATGCGTGGGCGGCATGGAGAAGGTGTTCGAACTCGGCCGGGTCTTCCGCAACGAAGGCGTCGACTTCAGCCACAATCCCGAGTTCACCGTGCTGGAAGCCTATGAGGCGCACAGTGATTACGAACGCATGATGCACACCTGCCGCCAGCTCATCCAGGAGGCGGCGGTCGCGGCCAACGGCAAGATGGTTGTGCTGCGGCCGAATTCGGACGGCGGCCTCGACGAGGTCGACATCTCCGGCGAATGGCCGGTCAAGACCGTGCACGGGGCGATCTCGCAGGCCATCGGCGAGACCATCACCCCCGACACCGAGGTGGAACGCCTGCGCATCCTCTGCGACAAGGAGGGCATTCCGTTCCAATTGGGCTGGGACGCAGGGCAGATCGTGCTGGAAATGTACGAGCACCTGGTGGAGTCCAAGACCGAGGAACCCACCTTCTACATCGACTTCCCCACCTCCGTCTCCCCGCTCACCCGCGCCCACCGGCACATCCAGGGCGTGACCGAACGCTGGGACCTGGTGGCCTGGGGCGTCGAATTGGGCACCGCCTACAGCGAGTTGACCGACCCGGTCGAACAGCGCAAACGCCTCACCGAACAGTCCATGCTCGCCGCCGGCGGCGACCCGGAGGCCATGGAACTCGACGAGGACTTCCTGCAGGCGCTCGAACACGCCATGCCGCCCACCGGCGGCCTCGGCGTCGGCGTGGACCGGGTGGTCATGTTGATCACCGGCCGCAGCATCCGCGAAACCCTGCCCTTCCCGCTGGTGAAACCCCGCACCGGGCAAGGAGATTCACGCTGA
- a CDS encoding DUF5313 family protein has translation MSERTTPSLPQRIGYVCGRTLPPSMREWVLNDVTGPGATRRYLLRMLIPMIPVLSLFLLIPGPLWMGLAMMALLYLPLIYFTVALTYVFRRNRLIKHGLDPALADADRRAREAAERDAYEQRHGRA, from the coding sequence ATGTCCGAGCGCACCACCCCCTCCCTGCCGCAACGGATCGGCTACGTCTGCGGGCGCACCCTGCCGCCCTCCATGCGAGAGTGGGTGCTGAACGATGTGACCGGCCCCGGGGCCACCCGCCGCTACCTGCTGCGCATGCTGATCCCGATGATCCCGGTGCTCAGCCTCTTCCTGCTCATCCCCGGCCCACTCTGGATGGGCCTGGCCATGATGGCGCTGCTGTACCTGCCGCTCATCTACTTCACCGTCGCCCTCACCTACGTGTTCCGGCGCAACCGGCTCATCAAGCACGGCCTCGATCCGGCCCTGGCCGACGCCGACCGCCGCGCCCGCGAAGCCGCCGAACGCGACGCCTACGAACAGCGGCACGGCCGCGCCTGA
- a CDS encoding histidine phosphatase family protein, whose amino-acid sequence MQLILVRHAQPQRVAGSSGPADPRLTEIGVQQAGRVPAALAPHRIARVVSSPQLRARETAKPTADKLGREIEIFDGLAEYDRDLPVYIPIEDAKRDFQAVYDRIKAGYLPEQIDGDAFKARVLNDITAITTAADPADTVVVFAHGGVINVLLQDVLGLERPLTFPIDYCSITRILYSRTGRRTAATINENGHVWDLLPRNL is encoded by the coding sequence GTGCAGTTGATCCTCGTCCGCCATGCCCAGCCGCAACGCGTCGCCGGTTCGTCCGGCCCGGCCGATCCGCGGCTCACCGAGATCGGCGTGCAGCAGGCCGGGCGGGTACCGGCCGCGCTCGCGCCGCACCGCATCGCGCGGGTGGTGAGCAGTCCGCAGCTGCGGGCGCGCGAGACCGCCAAGCCCACCGCCGACAAACTCGGCCGCGAGATCGAGATCTTCGACGGCCTCGCAGAGTACGACCGGGATCTGCCGGTCTACATCCCCATCGAGGATGCCAAGCGGGACTTCCAGGCCGTCTACGACCGGATCAAGGCCGGGTACCTGCCCGAGCAGATCGACGGTGACGCCTTCAAAGCCCGGGTGCTGAACGATATTACGGCCATCACGACGGCCGCCGATCCCGCCGACACGGTGGTGGTGTTCGCGCACGGCGGTGTGATCAACGTGCTCCTACAGGACGTCCTCGGCCTGGAACGGCCGCTCACCTTCCCGATCGACTACTGCTCGATCACCCGAATCCTGTACTCGCGCACCGGCCGCCGCACCGCGGCCACCATCAACGAGAACGGGCACGTCTGGGATCTGCTGCCGCGCAACCTCTGA
- the rraA gene encoding ribonuclease E activity regulator RraA, protein MTESANVVATADLADEIGPEIRSCDTQFIQFGGVEAFAGRIVTIKCFQDNLLVKQTLSEPGEGRVLVVDGGASVHTALVGDIIAGRGVDNGWAGVIVNGAVRDSAILRTLKIGVKALGTNPRKSTQTGSGDKDVPVEFGGVTFVPGDMLYSDHDGVVVRAES, encoded by the coding sequence GTGACCGAATCAGCAAACGTGGTCGCCACCGCGGACCTGGCCGACGAGATCGGCCCGGAAATCCGCAGCTGCGACACCCAGTTCATTCAGTTCGGCGGCGTCGAAGCGTTCGCCGGGCGCATCGTGACGATCAAGTGCTTCCAGGACAATCTCCTGGTCAAGCAGACGCTCAGCGAACCGGGCGAGGGCCGGGTGCTGGTCGTCGACGGCGGCGCGAGCGTGCACACCGCACTCGTGGGCGACATCATCGCGGGCCGCGGCGTCGACAACGGCTGGGCCGGTGTCATCGTCAACGGTGCGGTGCGCGACTCCGCGATCCTGCGCACGCTGAAGATCGGCGTGAAGGCGCTCGGCACCAACCCGCGCAAGAGCACCCAGACCGGCTCGGGCGACAAGGACGTCCCCGTCGAATTCGGCGGCGTCACCTTCGTCCCGGGCGACATGCTCTACAGCGACCACGACGGCGTCGTCGTCCGCGCCGAGAGCTGA
- a CDS encoding cutinase family protein, with protein sequence MSGIVLGGGAVTTAHADPSCPALYTVAIPGTWETGHEKDPKPGMLAAVTDGLPGRVDYVTYAATAFPWEGDVYGASKKEAVDHARQFVSAMGAACPGTKIAITGYSQGADAAGELAAEIGTGLGVVPPDRISAVALISDPRRSPSDVQVGPIAPGAGAGGARTGGFGFVSDRVRTICAIGDLYCSTEDSDFVTRFAGFLAQASDPNPVNLWRYQLEVGTIINDLMAQGGIPTLQAQLSEGANEQRARQFEQFFRTGTHTSYGSYGVGGGQTALTWMHNYIANSI encoded by the coding sequence ATGTCGGGAATCGTCCTGGGTGGGGGAGCCGTTACGACGGCCCACGCGGATCCGAGTTGCCCGGCTCTCTACACGGTGGCCATCCCCGGAACCTGGGAGACCGGCCACGAGAAGGATCCCAAGCCGGGCATGCTCGCCGCGGTTACCGATGGGCTACCCGGCCGGGTGGACTACGTGACCTACGCGGCGACCGCCTTCCCCTGGGAGGGTGACGTCTACGGGGCCTCCAAGAAGGAAGCCGTGGACCACGCCCGGCAGTTCGTGAGCGCCATGGGCGCCGCCTGCCCCGGCACCAAGATCGCGATCACCGGCTACAGCCAGGGCGCGGACGCGGCCGGCGAACTCGCCGCCGAGATCGGCACCGGCCTGGGAGTCGTTCCGCCGGACCGGATCTCGGCCGTCGCGCTGATCTCCGACCCGCGCCGCTCGCCGAGCGACGTCCAGGTCGGCCCGATCGCGCCCGGCGCGGGTGCGGGCGGTGCACGCACCGGCGGCTTCGGTTTCGTCAGCGACCGGGTGCGCACCATCTGCGCCATCGGCGACCTGTACTGCTCCACCGAGGATTCCGACTTCGTCACCCGTTTCGCGGGCTTCCTGGCACAGGCGTCGGACCCGAACCCGGTCAACCTGTGGCGCTACCAGCTCGAGGTCGGCACCATCATCAATGATCTGATGGCGCAGGGCGGCATCCCGACACTGCAGGCGCAGCTGTCGGAGGGGGCCAACGAGCAGCGGGCCCGCCAGTTCGAGCAGTTCTTCCGCACCGGTACGCACACCAGCTACGGCAGCTACGGCGTCGGCGGCGGTCAGACCGCGCTGACCTGGATGCACAACTACATCGCGAACTCGATCTAG
- a CDS encoding RNA-binding S4 domain-containing protein has product MSDPVDVPIDDEIIRLGQFLKLANLIDSGSEAKTVIAAGLVRVNDEVELRRGRQLQAGDVVALAGHKARVAAH; this is encoded by the coding sequence ATGTCGGATCCAGTCGATGTGCCGATCGATGACGAGATCATTCGACTCGGCCAGTTCCTGAAGCTGGCGAACCTCATCGATTCCGGTTCGGAAGCCAAAACGGTGATCGCCGCCGGCCTCGTCCGCGTCAACGACGAGGTCGAACTCCGCCGCGGCCGCCAACTACAGGCGGGCGACGTAGTCGCCCTCGCCGGACACAAAGCCCGCGTCGCCGCGCACTGA
- a CDS encoding serine/threonine-protein kinase codes for MVHAEGTSVDPLTDSDTGGETRSLLAAVAARFTSAWEAAGSPPDISEFLPAAPELRRLCLIELIKVDLEYRWIRYDYPKRLAEYRTEYDELRSGPLPPDLAYEEFHALRRSGRGPDHSGYPTEAGSTAAAWMTRDYRSTLIARPQARQALDGIEVGDRVDDFDLLVELGAGAFARVFLARQRSMQRLVAVKISQNHGTESETLAQLDHEHIVRVFDQRLLAERELKLLYMQYVPGGTLSKVLRLVRERPPDQRDGGLLLEAVDSSMRDKGGLVPGESAARLVVHERTWPETVAWLGSRLARALDYAAANGVLHRDIKPANILLTADGLPKLADFNISFSSHVAGTSPLAYFGGSLAYMSPEQLAACHPQLPDTAEDLDGRSDIYALGVVLWELLTGKRPFDDETRAGDSESSLERMLELRQQEVDPRHLGELPPDCPPTLRRVLLKCLAPHREDRWPTGAALAQQLDLCLDHRARDLVDPPAGSWRARVGPWSLILLITLASAVGDFAGTLYSNLHNGPLWDLWFTEAEQHTLRVIGTAMAIFSTPAAVGLTNYLCRRGFFVWRGLRRGRKYDPVTLARGRLDTLWDGDRVAIVAFGWWVVSAVVASIAMVAFTDLAPGRLVNLAATLLVSGAIAVAYPFFVVTFFVVRCFYPRLLSHGETASDHHALRALARRCTMYLVVAAALPLIGVVISLIFLTPHEVSLVIEPIKWLCLVAVLGFVLDYWLFRQLEADLRAFERAFSAPLTLGTATRIGPGTPVRLSPSA; via the coding sequence ATGGTGCATGCGGAGGGCACGAGTGTGGATCCATTGACGGATTCCGACACGGGCGGCGAGACCCGCTCGCTGCTGGCGGCCGTCGCCGCGCGTTTCACCTCGGCCTGGGAAGCTGCCGGTTCGCCGCCTGATATCTCCGAATTTCTGCCTGCCGCACCGGAATTGCGCCGCCTGTGCCTCATCGAGCTGATCAAGGTCGATCTGGAATACCGGTGGATCCGCTACGACTATCCGAAGCGCCTTGCCGAATATCGCACCGAATACGACGAATTACGTTCCGGCCCACTGCCTCCGGATCTCGCCTACGAGGAATTCCACGCCCTGCGCCGCTCCGGCCGCGGCCCCGACCACAGCGGCTACCCGACCGAGGCCGGTTCCACCGCCGCCGCCTGGATGACCCGCGACTACCGCAGCACCCTGATCGCCCGCCCGCAGGCGCGGCAGGCCCTCGACGGCATCGAGGTCGGCGACCGCGTGGACGACTTCGATCTGCTGGTGGAACTCGGCGCGGGCGCGTTCGCCCGCGTCTTCCTGGCCCGGCAGCGCTCCATGCAACGCCTTGTGGCCGTGAAGATCTCGCAGAACCACGGCACCGAATCCGAGACCCTCGCCCAGCTCGATCACGAGCACATCGTGCGCGTTTTCGACCAGCGCCTGCTGGCCGAGCGGGAACTCAAACTGCTGTACATGCAGTACGTTCCGGGCGGCACCCTGTCGAAGGTGCTGCGCCTGGTGCGCGAGCGCCCACCCGATCAGCGGGACGGCGGGCTGCTGCTGGAGGCCGTCGATTCATCCATGCGCGACAAGGGCGGTCTGGTGCCGGGGGAATCCGCCGCGCGGCTGGTCGTGCACGAGCGCACCTGGCCGGAAACCGTTGCGTGGCTGGGCAGTCGGCTGGCCCGCGCCCTCGACTACGCGGCCGCCAACGGCGTGCTGCATCGCGACATCAAGCCCGCGAACATCCTGCTCACCGCCGACGGCCTGCCCAAGCTCGCGGATTTCAACATCAGTTTCAGTTCACACGTGGCGGGCACCAGCCCGCTCGCGTACTTCGGCGGTTCGCTGGCCTACATGTCGCCCGAGCAGCTGGCCGCCTGCCATCCCCAATTACCGGATACGGCAGAGGATCTGGACGGCCGCAGCGATATCTACGCGCTCGGCGTGGTGCTGTGGGAACTGCTCACCGGCAAGCGTCCCTTCGACGACGAGACCCGGGCCGGGGACTCCGAGTCCTCCCTGGAGCGCATGCTGGAACTGCGTCAGCAGGAGGTGGATCCGCGGCATCTGGGCGAACTGCCGCCGGACTGCCCGCCCACCCTGCGCCGGGTGCTGTTGAAATGCCTTGCCCCGCACCGCGAGGACCGCTGGCCGACCGGCGCCGCCCTGGCCCAGCAGCTGGACCTGTGCCTCGATCACCGCGCCCGCGATCTGGTCGATCCCCCGGCGGGGAGCTGGCGGGCCCGGGTGGGCCCGTGGTCGCTGATCCTGCTGATCACCCTGGCCAGCGCGGTCGGCGATTTCGCCGGCACGCTGTACAGCAATCTGCACAACGGCCCGCTGTGGGATCTGTGGTTCACCGAGGCCGAACAGCACACATTGCGCGTGATCGGCACGGCCATGGCGATTTTCAGCACGCCCGCCGCGGTCGGTCTCACGAACTATCTGTGCCGGCGCGGCTTCTTCGTCTGGCGCGGGCTACGCCGAGGCCGCAAATATGATCCGGTGACGCTGGCGCGCGGCAGGCTCGACACCCTGTGGGACGGTGACCGGGTCGCCATCGTGGCCTTCGGCTGGTGGGTGGTGTCGGCGGTGGTGGCCTCGATCGCCATGGTGGCCTTCACCGACCTGGCGCCCGGCCGGCTGGTGAATCTGGCTGCCACCCTGCTGGTTTCGGGTGCGATCGCGGTCGCGTACCCGTTCTTCGTGGTGACGTTCTTCGTGGTGCGCTGCTTCTATCCGCGCCTGCTCTCGCACGGCGAGACGGCCAGCGATCATCACGCGCTGCGCGCGCTGGCCCGTCGCTGCACCATGTATCTGGTTGTGGCGGCGGCGCTTCCGCTGATCGGCGTGGTGATCAGCCTGATCTTCCTGACCCCGCACGAGGTGTCGCTGGTGATCGAGCCGATCAAGTGGCTGTGCCTGGTCGCGGTGCTGGGTTTCGTGCTCGACTACTGGCTGTTCCGGCAGCTGGAGGCGGACCTGCGGGCGTTCGAGCGCGCCTTTTCTGCGCCGCTCACCCTGGGCACGGCGACCCGGATCGGTCCGGGAACACCGGTCCGGCTATCGCCGTCCGCTTAG